DNA from Brassica napus cultivar Da-Ae chromosome C4, Da-Ae, whole genome shotgun sequence:
ttttcttttaatttataataataaaagattacAACTAGATCTGAGTTGATATCTTTATGTGTCGTCGGGCTTGTAAATAATATACTTGGAAAGAGTTCGCAACCCAGATTCAGTGATAAGAGGATTTTAGGGAAATTTAGATTCGAAATAATCTTACGACACTAAATCTATGCGGTCATACGGAcgtaaaattatgattttaatcTCATTTGAATATTCAGAAAAACTATCCGTAAGCTACATTTCATTTGAAGATTAATCCGGGTACTTTCACAAGCTCAGTATACCATTATAATAGTAAAACATTTTCATCATAACAATATAGTAAATATGCTGctacaaaaaaatagtaaatatgtaaatagaagaaaaattgaagatttgtttaagaaaataagaaaaagttaaagacagaataaaataataaatttttagttttgtggATGATAATGGAATACTTAAAACAGCCTTAGACTGAAAAcctaatatatacaaaatatttataactaataaTTGGACAATAAGACGTCCAGTCCGGGTTTGATTCCTAAAAGGAAATTTCTACAGATTAATGAACATAAGTTTATAGGAAAATATATAGTATGCGTAGATTTTTTCATCACAGTATGGTGTATGTTAAATTGTCGTTATGATAAATTTATGCTGGGTAGATAAAATAGTCTAAACAATTATCGTTAAACAGTAgttgttttacaaaattataattgagttcTATCATTCAAGACGACAAAACAATTTAGAATTTGAATATTAATCTTTTTACTATTCAACCGAATTTACAGAATATTTTTTGGGAAGATTTGTCTACCCTTTTCCtaaatcattaaaaattataGGTTTCCCTATGTATGATCCATTTTGACCAAATATAGATCCATTTTAGATCGAATTTGTATTGAAAACATGGAGAAATGATATCAAATTAAAAAGTACTGTACATCCAGAAGccaaacaattaattttttttgataagggATAAGGATATTCAAAGAGTATATGCCATAGTGAGTAACgtgttatcaatttttttagttaCATGCAAGTGTCAGATCattttcatataataaaattctgttttaataagatatattatcttttaatttattaaagcctagaaatattttaaatgaattttagtaaattataattaaattttataattgtgtattttaaattatataacatgTCCGTCTCGCAATGGAGATTAATTATTTTCGATCTGTCTCAAATTGATAAAagttcttttaaatatttttattaaaaatgcgAAAATATATTTGGTTAAGTTTTTGTACTTGTGTAAATATTTAGCATGCTTAAtcgaataattaaaaaattactataaTTAAACTtactataataaaaatcaactaTAATTCAATAcagaaataatcaaataatagaAACATAGCtaactctttgtgtttatgAAGTGAAAATATATTGATGTATAAAAAtcaactataatattattatacattaatatattcagttatcgtttataataatgaaaaaaatattctataaattaattattttcggaaataaaatttaaaatgactgAAAagattttcttagatttttcttaagccatatttatttatatttcaaattagagataaatatattaaaagatattatgattaaattatgtaaaatttgcTAAACATTCTAGAGGAtggtaaatttaaaaatatcacacatgaaaaaaatcatgatttctattttaataatatagatgcgtataaaaactgaaaatagcaatctaatttattattatttgacatatttttaaatatctatattgGTTTGTtaagtttcataattttattgaaatgtaatgttgaaaaatatagaaatattgtgtatttaatttattcaagtaagatttaaatgtttaataaataatgtaaatattaaatgtttaataaataatgtaaataattcTAACTTCATcgcatatacaaaatatataaacatactcAAATATGtaagaaacacacaaaataagtaaacaaaacaTAGAGTGCTGACTCGTTatgcaaaatattttataaattaaatatataatcaatataaaaTACTTAATACCTCAAATGCGAAAAACGAAAGATTCTTACCGCTACGTTTTGAACAATGGACCAAGTCCATTTGAAGTTAAACTAATAtaccattatattatatataaattcttGTTCAATTTAGACAATTTAAGATTTTTGTAAAGCCGCATTATTGATTTGAAAAATATTCTTACGAAATCTTAGATAATTTagcattttaatatttatatatatacatgtatgttATATCAAATTTAATATAGAGAAATGTTTAACAAAGGTAAAATTTcagtgatatttttttatagtattCTATGTGGGATTAATGTTAGTTTCATAGGTGTTATATTAGATTTTCacatgtttttaaaacataaaattattttgataaaatgtcAGTTCATTTTTTAACCCCTTCATATTGGTCAAgacttatatttaattttttcataattgAAATGTGATAATCTGTTTTTAACATTcgcatttttttatataaatgtcGTGTATGTTTAAAAAATGGCCTTTTGTTTGGGTCTTTGTTCTCTGGGAAAACATTTTGCTTTCGTCAGGCTTTGTTACCGGAGACATATGTGTTGTGCTGCCAGCTGTAGAATCTCATCATGTATCCCAAAAATGTATTTCTCCAATGATAATCtacttcttatatattaattcagAAGTCaccaccttgattcatgtgtaattttttaaaaatagatttaatagacatatttatacaaaatcatgttacatttaatttctaatcttattatttaaattttaggtataccataattttttattaggctatcaataattagatttaaacaataaatgatccattggatttatagatagtataaattaaatatatataatttaatgttgtaatactatacatccatatgttaattaattaaatatttgtcgatgttaacttttaaaattataagaattttttttttaaatatcaaaaatcatattatctaataatgattaatttttactaccttaaaccaatgaaaacaaaatttaaactatatagtttatttaaaaattaaacaaaaactaaatgtttaattatttactcgataatataaatctatgaagaaaattttttaatttttttaagactttctaaatttgtgaaatgttacaatatcttttatatgacaataaaataatattttactaatctttatatatataattacgattttaataatgaaataataatccaaaaaaatatatatagaagaagatacaaatacatgtgaaagtttgaaacaatctattcaatggaaaaaatataccgtaaacttattttattttaaaaattaatagacacatatatattataatatatatctatttagaattgaaaacaaaatgtttatataaaaataaatgaaaacaaaaatctgcgcaAGTCGAGATCTAGTTCgatgttaaaataaaaagtttaaaaaatataaaagtttccTGACCTAGTGGCTTTCTGACACacataaacaaataaaacgtactttataaaaataattgaaaattgtACCTTTCAACCACTTGTACTTCTCTATAGTTTACAGTTTAATTatgattacataaaaaaaatacatctcGACCACGTACACAGCCATTTCCCCCCAAGAGAAAGCTTCCTTCCATAGTATCTGAATCTGACGCATCTTAATCCCAACAGGTACGCTtgcaaaaatttgtttcttaccaAACACAAAACATCATTGTCTCATAGGGATTAATAAAGCTTAGTGTTTAGGTTATCTGTTATTCTTTTGCTGTGTTATTAATTATCCTGATCaggtagagaaaaaaaaagtttcaacctTCAAAACGTATTATCTCTCAGAGACTAAggatttgtgttttcttgttgaAAAAGTTTTAGGGTTCTTGAGACTAGCGATGGGTTCTTACTCTGCTGGATTCCCTGGATCATTTGACAACTTCCATTTCAATTGCAAGATTGACTTTTCCAATTTGGGAAATGGGTTATATCTGGATGATCAACCTTTCTTGAGAAGTCCATCTCCctttcctcctcttcctctccctcctcttcatcctcctcctcatccAGAGCCATATTCTCAACAGAATCTTCATGCTGCTGATGCTGATGCTGATGttgatgctgatgatgattGCACTGATTCTGTTCTGCAATACATAAGCCAAGTTCTTATGGAAGAAGACATGGATGACAAGCCTTGTATGTTCCATGATGCCTTGTCTCTCCAAGCAGCTGAGAGATCTCTCTATGAAGCTCTAGGCGAAAAGTACCCGGATTCTACTAGCCCTATTCAATTGGCTCATAATCCTGATGAGTTGAGTGATATAACTTCTTCAGGTTATACCTCaagaaccaccaccaccaccaccacttccTCTGATTGGAGTTTTGATAGTTTGGAAAACAGTAGGCCTTCTTGGATGCAAACATCGATCCCGAAAAACTTCGTCTTCCAGTCTACCCCCTCTACTAGATCCAGCCCCACTAGTGGCCGTAACACGGGCATCAGGTCAAGTTCTAGTAACGATTTGGTTTCTAACATGTTCAAAGATAGCAGCTGGGCGTTGCAATTCAAGAAAGGTGTGGAGGAAGCAAGCAAGTTCCTCCCAAAGAGCACTCAGCTGGTTATAGATGTGGAGAATGATCATCACTATGTTCCTTACAGAATAACCGGAGAGAAATGCCATTGGCGCGAAGATGAGCATTTGCCTgaagaaagaaacaagaagCAATCAGCTGTCTATGCCGATGACCCCGAACTATCTGAAATGTTCGATAAGATCCTCTTGTTCGGAGATCCTAAGGAGAACCCTAAATGTATTCTCAACGAAACCTCCCAAAAGGAGCCTCCCAAAGCTTCACCAAGTCCCAAAGGCGAGACAACAACATACCCGAGGGGACAGAAACCAACTGCTTATGTGAAAGAGATACCTGACTTGAGGTCCCTTTTGCTATCATGCGCTCAAGCCGTGTCCGTTAACGATCATAGAAGAGCTGAAGGATTGTTACGACTGGTCAGGCAACATTCTTCGTCTTACGGAGATGGAACAGAGAGGTTAGCTCATTACTTCGCAAACAGCCTCGAAGCACGTTTAGCCGGTACGGGTACGCAAGTTTACACAGCCTTGTCTTCCAAGAAAACATCCGCTGCCGACATGTTGAAAGCTTACCAGACGTACGTATCGGTCTGCCCGTTCAAGAAGATCGGTATAGTTTTCGCTAACCATACCATTCAGCAGCTGGTTAAGAAGACTATGCCTAACACCATCCACATCATAGACTTTGGGATATCTTACGGTTTCCAGTGGCATTCTCTCGTTCATCGACTTGCATGGAGACGTGGCTCCACGTGTAAGCTTAGGATAACGGGTATTGACTTGCCTCAACGTGGGTTTAGACCAGCTAACGGAGTTATTGAGACGGGACATCGCTTGGCTAAGTACTGTAAGAAGTTCAACGTGCCCTTTGAGTATAACGCTATTGCGCAGAAATGGGAAACGATAAAGCTTGAGGACTTGAAGTTGAAAGAAGGCGAGTTTGTGGCGGTGAACTCTCTCTTTAGGTTTAGGAATCTTCTTGACGAGACGGTGGCGGTGGACAGCCCTAGAGATGTGGTTTTGAGACTCATACAGAAGATAAAACCGAACATCTTCATCCCTTCTATCTTGAGCGGTTCTTATAATGCGCCTTTCTTTGTGACGAGGTTTAGAGAAGTTCTGTATCATTTCTCTTCTCTGTTCGACATGTGCGACACCACTCTGACGAGGGAGGATCCGATGAGGGTTGTGTTTGAGAAGGAGTTCTACGGGAGGGAGATCATGAACGTGGTGGCTTGTGAGGGGACGGCGAGAGTGGAGAGGCCTGAGAGTTATAAGCAGTGGCAGGGGAGGATGGTGAGAGCCGGGTTTAGGCAGCTTCCGGTTGAGAAGGAGCTGGTTCAGAAACTGAGGTTGATGGTTGATAAAGAATACAAAAGCAAAGAGTTTGATGTTGATCAAGATGGTAACTGGTTCCTTCAAGGCTGGAAAGGCAGACTTGTTTATGCTTCTTCTTTTTGGGTTTCGGTGTAGTGTTGTCTTTTACATTCCAAGAAACTGATTATCTCTAAGACCATAATTATCGCTGTTTCTAAACAGAGTTTTTAAGCATTAAAggtgatttaattaaatcaaaactcATTAAAAGCAAAGTAACCAATCTTAAACTGGGCATTTGGAAACCGATTTTGAAAGAGGTTTCACAACCACGTGTCAGCGAGATGAggggtttaattttctttttctttttttctttttctttttttcttattctctcTCGATTCTTTCTGTTTCTTCCCTCGTTTTCTCCGCATGCAGCGATCGAAATCCACAACCTCTGCTCTCGTCTTCTCCGTGAGAGACGATCGAAGCGGGTGTCGGTACACAGGGCGTCTACTCCGTGTTCTCCGTCCGACGGTGTATCGAAACCCACCAAAGACGACGATTGAAACCCACCAAAGACGGTGTCTCCTCCGTGTTCTGTCGGCAAGTGACGGCGTCTCCTCCGTCGTCTCTCGGCGATTGAAACCCATCACCGCCGACGATCGAAGCGGGTGTCTCTCCTCGCAGCGTCTCCTCCGGCTTCTCTCGTCTTCTCCCCAAGAAGAGCGATCGAATCCGACAACAGAGGACGACTCTGTCGGCAAGTCACGGCGAAAACGGCGGTCTTCTCTCGTGATCTCCGTCAGAAGAGCTATCGAAACCCACCCACCACCGACGACGCCTCTCTcgattcttatctttggaaacgTTGATAACTGTGGTGATTTGGATGATGATTACGTTAATTAGGTGATAATAGCTTTTACTCTTTCTGTGTTCTTTGGTTATGACTGTGTATACTTTGTGTTAATGATGATGGTTTTCAATTCAACAGGACGCCAAGGAACATCTTTCTGCATTGGCTCCGTCTCTATCAGACATAATGGTGACAATCTAATGTGAGTCTTTTTAGTCATGTTCTTTAAGTCATGTTCTTTAAGTTTATAGCGAGAGAGAAGTGTGAGTCTTTTTAGTGATGTTGTTATCATCTTTTTCTTGTTCCATAACTGGTGTTTCTAAACTGAGCAGTTTTCGGCAAGGTGAGGATGTACAACAAGTGATGCAGCCGAGCAAGCTCCGTAACCACAACTCCAATTTGAAACTGTCGGTGAGGTAAAACTTGATTTCATTTCCTTGCTTTTTTGTTAAATGCTTTTGTCTGGATTGTAGTTAGGTTAATAAATGCTGGTTAGGTTGTGGTTAGTGAGTATGAGAAGATGAATGCTTGTGATGAATGCTTCTTTTACTGTAAATGGTTTTTAGATATGTGTCAACTCATCTCAACTGATAGAGTTAAGATATGGTTTGTAGATATGTGTCTACTCATCTCAACAAGACCCATATCTACAccgatttttctctcttttcatcTATTAAAATCGttgctttctctttttcttttcatcttATAACACTATCTCCCTTTTCATTCGTCTTCAAACACATCTCTTGTTCTTTCTATCTTCTCTGAAATTTTAGGATATGGATTCTCCGAATCCATATACTCAGGCCTCAAATTTTCGTGATCTGTTGAACAGTCAACAAGATACTGTCCATGAACCCTTTCCTTATGAGAGGTTTTCACATGGTGGGGATGTCGGGTCATCAGAACGCCCTTTCTTTAGTACTCAAGCAACAGAAACCTCAAGCTTCTGCGAAGACTCACCTACAGATCGGAGAGAAAGGAAGAAATGGAGCGTCTCGGATGATGTAGTGCTCATTAGCGCATGGCTAAACACCAGCAAGGACCCGGTTGTAGGGAATGAGCACAAAGCAGGTGCCTTCTGGTCACGCATTTCTGCTTACTTTGCAGCTTCTCCAAAGGTTGGAAGAGGTGAAACGCGACAGGCAATTAagtgtaagcagaggtggcaaAAGCTGAATAATCTCGTTTGTAAGTTTTGTGGAGCCTATGAGGCTGCAACGAGACAGAAAACAAGTGGCCAGAGTGAGTCTGATGTTGTTAAACTGGCCCACGAGATTTTCTACAATGATCATAAGAAGAAGTTTACCCTTCACCAGGCTTGGGATGAGCTAAGGAATGACCAGAAATGGAGCGAATTTACAACTGCTAAGATGGATGTAAGCGGTAAGAAGAGAAGGTGTTCGGATGGAGCACAATCCGAAAGCTCTCAAGCAACTACGAACCTAGGTGATCAACCAACAAAACGTCCTCCTGGTGTTAAGGCGGCGAAAGGAGCATCTGGTAAGAGAAGTGTAGTGGATCACGCGGCTGTCTCTCAGCTTCAGAGCATGTGGACTATCAGAGAGAAAGACTTGGCCATGAAAGAAAGACTCACGAAGATGAGACTGCTAGATCGTCTCTTATCAAAAAAAGAGCCCCTATCTGAAGTGGAGGAAGCTCTAAAGACTCAGCTAATTACAGAGATGTTGGGGTAGAAAACGAGTGTCTTTGGGCTCTGTGTCTTCAGTCTATCATGTTCTGTTTTAGGTTCTGTTTTATGTTCTGTTACCggttatgttttatgtttttctgcTCTAGGTGTCTTCGGACTATGTGTTATGTTGCATAATGTATGTTTCAATGGTCAGTTTATGTATAAAAGCAGTTTCTATGTTCTTGTTTCAATTTTCTTCTGTAAATGTTCTTGTTTCAATGGTGCAGATAGACAAGAGAAGTCACAGGTGCAAGAGAAGTCACGGGTGCTGATAGACAAGAGAAGTCACTTCAGTCTATCATGTTGTGCTTTGGTTGTCTGTATGTGTGCAGGAGAAGTCACAAGAACTTATGTGCTTTGTTGTTTTGCATGTCACAAGTCACGAGTGTTTGTTTCCTTTGTATTATTATGTACGTGTCACAAGTCACGAGTGTTTGTTTCCTTTGTATTATTATGAACTTATGTCAATTGTGCAATATGATATCACCAACTCTCCTTCTCTATATTTGGAAGTCACCAACTCTCCTTCTCTATATAAACACTCTATCGTAAACACTCTATCATAATACTCACCATACAAGCTCCAAACAAAGATATCGAAAACACTCTATCTCTCATTCTCCAAAGATATTCACAAAAGATTCAATTTACCTCTTATCAACTCTCCTTCAAAGTTCCATTCTCTCAATCTCCTTCTCCTTGAACACAAATAATATTCACAAAAGATTCGTAAACACTCTTATTTGTCAATCTCCTTCAAAGTTCCATTATCTCTATctctcatttttcttcttcaaatttttattcccaaaagaatcaaaaaaaaactttctacaatttgatcaaatatatggcatcttcttctcatAACACGTTTGAGGGAGTAGATGATGAAAATttcgatcaatattttgatcaacaaTTTGATCAAGCTTTCgagaatttttcattaattacggtgatcaagaagatgcaaggaaaaagaggaaaaaaacgAGTTCACATCGAAAGAGATCGTGAAGAAGGCAATGtacgtttatggaatgattatttcagtgagacTCCAACATATCCCGTAAATCTATTCAGACGACGATTTAGAATGAATAAGCCATTGTTCATGcatattgttgatcgactctccaatgAAGTTGAATACTTTCGACAAAAGAAGGATACTCTCGGAAGGATTAGACTCTCTCCACTGCAGAAGTGTACGGCagccattcgtgtcttggcataTGGTACTACGGCTGATGCTGTTGACGAATACCTCAGACTCGGTGAAACCACGACTCGGTCATGTGTGGAACATTTTGTGGaaggaataatatatttattcggcgatgagtacctaagaagaccaacctCCGCTTATCTTCAACGTCTGCTTGATATTGGTGAGCGTCTGCTTGATATTGGTGAGCGTCgaggatttcccgggatgatcggaagcatcgattgtatgcattgggagtggaagaattgtcccaccgcttggaaaggtcaatattcacgtggttcgggaaaacccacaatcgttttagaggcggttgcttcgtaTGATCTATGGATTTGGCATGCGTTTTTCGGACccccaggtaccttaaatgatataaatgttcttgatcgctcacctgtttttgatgacataataaacgGTCAAGCTTCTCAAGTCATTTTCTCTATCAATGGAAGAGaatatcatttggcttactatctcaccgacggtatttatccgaaatagGCAACTTTTTtccaatctattccaataccacaagggccgaaagcgagattatttgctcaacatcaagaagTTGTCCGAAAatatgtcgagcgtgcttttggagtcttgcaagctcgttttgccattgttaaaaatccagcgcttttttgggataaagtcaaaatcggaaagattatgagagcatgtatcatactccataatatgatagtagaagacgaacgagatggatacactcagtttgatgtttcagagttccaacaaggagaagacaccGGAACTTCACATGTggatctcacgtattctacagatatgcCTACAAATTTCgtcaatatgatgggtgttcaaacaagaattcgtgatagacaaatgaatcaacaactgaaagctgatttggttgaacatatattgcgTAAATTTGGACGTCAAGAAGACAATTACTGAACTCGGATGTGTTTCCAAATTATTCTCGATTATTGTACTagtctttatttttatgtttttttttaaatctatgttttaaatgttttcttttaatatgttttatttaataaataaattttatcttaaaaaattttaattttaattttttttttagaaacccTAATTAAAAAACTCCTATTGGACCACTCAAAATGAAAATTTCTTAACTAGAGTTCTTAACCCCACTTAATTACatttaaagttaaaataatCATTAAGAAATCGCCTTAAGAGTCAtaggataatcatgctctaaggttGTTGTCTCTTTGTTAACGCAACGTTTACAAATAACACAAGActatttcaataaataaaaaatacaaaagagaTCATATTTCatgagagaaaaataaaataatcccaaagttaattaataatttaaacaatGGCCCAAAACTCTCAATTTAGCATAGTTTATAAGAATGGGCCAAAATTAGTTTGTTGTGTAAATAATGATtaaatttgcaaaaaaatatGGTGCATATATGAAAACGGACCCAAACTTTTTTTTCCCCGAGAGATTTCAATATTGATGGGTCGTAAGTGTCAGGTGAAGAtggttaatttataaaaacaatattggttttaagtacaattttaaatttatttataaaaattgatataattttagattattataaaatttcgattgttaatttttttattcagtATCTTTTTCCACTCATATTATCGTTAATATTAGTCCATCTGTTttttaaagttacatattctagatttttcacacgttttaataaaacacattaaatttacatatttttttgtgtttatctttttccataattttaagcc
Protein-coding regions in this window:
- the LOC106395084 gene encoding scarecrow-like protein 33 gives rise to the protein MGSYSAGFPGSFDNFHFNCKIDFSNLGNGLYLDDQPFLRSPSPFPPLPLPPLHPPPHPEPYSQQNLHAADADADVDADDDCTDSVLQYISQVLMEEDMDDKPCMFHDALSLQAAERSLYEALGEKYPDSTSPIQLAHNPDELSDITSSGYTSRTTTTTTTSSDWSFDSLENSRPSWMQTSIPKNFVFQSTPSTRSSPTSGRNTGIRSSSSNDLVSNMFKDSSWALQFKKGVEEASKFLPKSTQLVIDVENDHHYVPYRITGEKCHWREDEHLPEERNKKQSAVYADDPELSEMFDKILLFGDPKENPKCILNETSQKEPPKASPSPKGETTTYPRGQKPTAYVKEIPDLRSLLLSCAQAVSVNDHRRAEGLLRLVRQHSSSYGDGTERLAHYFANSLEARLAGTGTQVYTALSSKKTSAADMLKAYQTYVSVCPFKKIGIVFANHTIQQLVKKTMPNTIHIIDFGISYGFQWHSLVHRLAWRRGSTCKLRITGIDLPQRGFRPANGVIETGHRLAKYCKKFNVPFEYNAIAQKWETIKLEDLKLKEGEFVAVNSLFRFRNLLDETVAVDSPRDVVLRLIQKIKPNIFIPSILSGSYNAPFFVTRFREVLYHFSSLFDMCDTTLTREDPMRVVFEKEFYGREIMNVVACEGTARVERPESYKQWQGRMVRAGFRQLPVEKELVQKLRLMVDKEYKSKEFDVDQDGNWFLQGWKGRLVYASSFWVSV
- the LOC106393968 gene encoding glutathione S-transferase T2-like; protein product: MDSPNPYTQASNFRDLLNSQQDTVHEPFPYERFSHGGDVGSSERPFFSTQATETSSFCEDSPTDRRERKKWSVSDDVVLISAWLNTSKDPVVGNEHKAGAFWSRISAYFAASPKVGRGETRQAIKCKQRWQKLNNLVCKFCGAYEAATRQKTSGQSESDVVKLAHEIFYNDHKKKFTLHQAWDELRNDQKWSEFTTAKMDVSGKKRRCSDGAQSESSQATTNLGDQPTKRPPGVKAAKGASGKRSVVDHAAVSQLQSMWTIREKDLAMKERLTKMRLLDRLLSKKEPLSEVEEALKTQLITEMLG